GGGAGGGCACGACCACTCCGTAAATGCGGAGATGGCACATGATGGACACGAGATGGGTCCCGGCCATATGGGCCACGACGAACACCAGAGGCATGATCACCACGCTCACATGATCCGTGACTTCCAAAGCCGGTTCCTGGTCTGCCTGGTCCTGACCGTCCCGGTCCTGCTCCTGTCGGAGCCCGTGCAGATGCTGCTGCATCTTGGCACGAAGCTGCAGTTCCCCGGTTCGACGTGGGTTTTGTTTGTGTTGTCAGCGTTCATCTATGTGTACGGTGGCATGCCCTTCCTCAAGGGGATGTTCGAGGAGCTCAAAGCCAGGACCCCCGGCATGATGACCCTCATTGCCATGGCAATCACGGTGGCCTTTGTCTACAGCGCTGCAGTCTCGTTGGGCCTTCAGGGCATGGTCTTCTACTGGGAGCTGGCGACGCTGATCGATATCATGCTGGTGGGTCACTGGCTGGAGATGAAGTCGGTAATGGGTGCCTCCCGAGCGCTGGAGAGCCTGGCACGACTCATGCCCTCTGATGCGCACGTGATCATGCCTGACGGTACCGTGATGGACCACCCGGTCGCTCACCTCGCGGCCGGGGACCGCGTA
This portion of the Coprothermobacter sp. genome encodes:
- a CDS encoding heavy metal translocating P-type ATPase, translating into MEDREHMHHDIADDMHSMHEGGHDHSVNAEMAHDGHEMGPGHMGHDEHQRHDHHAHMIRDFQSRFLVCLVLTVPVLLLSEPVQMLLHLGTKLQFPGSTWVLFVLSAFIYVYGGMPFLKGMFEELKARTPGMMTLIAMAITVAFVYSAAVSLGLQGMVFYWELATLIDIMLVGHWLEMKSVMGASRALESLARLMPSDAHVIMPDGTVMDHPVAHLAAGDRV